A genomic segment from Nicotiana tabacum cultivar K326 chromosome 7, ASM71507v2, whole genome shotgun sequence encodes:
- the LOC142182670 gene encoding uncharacterized protein LOC142182670 — protein sequence MASWYVMFVFGLVLVHATARNIPEVSKPNEPQTQAHEVQTQGLTINTEVISTAPTPSEGLDDQKNFLAFGGVGGWAGVGGYAGVLPTLGGIGGGMGVGGGIGGVSGIGGLGGIGGAAGGVGGAGGLGGVGGGLGGIGGIKP from the exons ATGGCAAGTTGGTACGTAATGTTTGTGTTTGGACTTGTACTTGTCCATGCAACAGCAAGAAATATTCCTGAAGTGTCCAAACCAAACGAGCCCCAAACTCag GCTCATGAGGTTCAGACTCAAGGTCTAACGATAAACACTGAGGTTATAAGTACAGCTCCAACACCCAGTGAAGGACTTGATGACCAAAAGAACTTTTTGGCATTTGGTGGCGTTGGTGGCTGGGCAGGAGTTGGTGGATATGCTGGTGTATTGCCAACTCTGGGTGGAATTGGTGGCGGCATGGGCGTCGGTGGTGGAATAGGCGGTGTTAGTGGAATTGGAGGGCTTGGTGGCATTGGTGGAGCAGCTGGCGGCGTTGGCGGTGCCGGAGGACTTGGTGGTGTTGGTGGTGGTCTTGGTGGCATTGGTGGTATCAAACCCTAG